One window from the genome of Echinicola vietnamensis DSM 17526 encodes:
- the lptC gene encoding LPS export ABC transporter periplasmic protein LptC: MIRNLVIVLLVIIAGFSCRESVDKSQLADYTGPMRITTDMEVFRSDSAVVRIKLSAGKQLVFHNQDMEFPDGIQIHFYDVDGKLTSTIRADKAYFDNKTKLYRGEGDVRVHNMEKGDKLNTEELFWNERKEIIFTEKFFTIEKADETLIKGTGLESDQSFSNYTMYNIVDSRLPIQEGEE, translated from the coding sequence ATGATTAGGAACCTGGTGATCGTGTTATTGGTAATAATTGCGGGATTTTCCTGTAGGGAGAGTGTGGACAAGAGCCAGCTAGCCGATTATACTGGTCCTATGAGGATCACCACTGATATGGAAGTGTTCAGAAGTGATTCGGCAGTGGTGCGCATCAAGCTGTCGGCCGGAAAGCAATTGGTCTTCCATAACCAAGACATGGAATTTCCAGATGGGATCCAGATCCATTTTTATGATGTGGATGGTAAGTTGACTTCTACGATCAGGGCTGATAAAGCCTATTTTGATAATAAAACCAAGCTGTACCGTGGAGAGGGAGATGTGAGGGTCCATAACATGGAAAAAGGAGACAAGCTGAATACCGAAGAGTTGTTTTGGAATGAGCGAAAAGAGATTATTTTTACTGAGAAGTTTTTCACGATCGAAAAAGCAGATGAAACACTGATCAAAGGGACCGGATTGGAGTCTGATCAATCTTTCAGTAATTATACAATGTACAATATTGTAGATAGCCGATTGCCCATACAAGAAGGGGAGGAATAA
- a CDS encoding tetratricopeptide repeat protein: MKAKFALFGLLSFVFVGLAQAQEGWNWPSDEKMEAKAREYNAAYNDYMKADQFIKATKPLHWLLVNAPDLNEAIYINGVTVYDGASKETSDEAQKKIYQDSVMTVYNLRGEKYDNTANWIENQAYYAYNYYRGDKEKVADAADYFAKDIELNGEINTPGLVPAYFDLVYRNYAYNQAYSDEEVLDIYDALYARLDKAEAEGADVSGQKSTLDQILVNMEIIDCDFIQNKLAPQMEADPSNINLAKRVFQYSVQYKCTSSEAFTKALEIVDNDSPTFSTSQVRGMRAMQSKEHAKAEEMFTRALDLAENDNQRAEVYYDLAKAQAQQGKKSTARQSALKVLDFDSSKTADVWNFIGSLYMGSANDCRGGQSRVKDYSVFIAAYEAFAKAGNNSGMANAKARFPSKEELFTEGYQEGQSINTGCWVGQSVTLRTRD; encoded by the coding sequence ATGAAAGCTAAATTTGCATTATTTGGGTTATTGTCTTTTGTTTTCGTGGGCTTGGCTCAAGCTCAGGAGGGATGGAATTGGCCTTCTGACGAAAAAATGGAAGCAAAAGCTAGGGAGTACAATGCTGCCTACAACGATTACATGAAAGCGGATCAATTTATCAAGGCCACGAAACCTCTTCATTGGTTATTGGTAAATGCTCCTGATCTAAACGAGGCCATTTATATCAATGGAGTTACCGTTTACGATGGTGCTTCCAAAGAGACCAGCGATGAGGCCCAGAAGAAAATTTACCAAGATTCAGTAATGACGGTATATAACCTGAGGGGTGAAAAATATGACAATACCGCCAATTGGATCGAAAACCAAGCTTATTATGCTTATAACTACTACCGTGGCGACAAAGAAAAAGTAGCGGATGCTGCCGATTATTTTGCGAAGGATATCGAGCTGAATGGTGAAATCAATACTCCAGGTTTGGTTCCAGCATATTTTGATTTGGTATATAGAAATTATGCCTACAACCAAGCCTATTCCGATGAGGAAGTGTTGGATATATACGATGCGCTTTATGCAAGACTTGATAAGGCAGAAGCGGAAGGTGCGGACGTGTCAGGACAAAAGTCTACGTTGGACCAGATTCTCGTAAATATGGAAATCATCGATTGTGACTTTATCCAGAACAAGCTGGCTCCACAGATGGAAGCAGATCCAAGTAACATTAATTTGGCCAAAAGGGTATTCCAATATTCAGTACAGTACAAGTGTACATCTTCGGAAGCCTTTACCAAGGCGTTGGAAATTGTGGATAACGATAGCCCAACATTCTCTACTTCCCAAGTAAGGGGTATGCGTGCCATGCAAAGCAAAGAGCACGCGAAGGCAGAAGAAATGTTTACTAGGGCGTTGGACTTGGCCGAAAACGATAATCAGCGCGCAGAAGTATATTACGACCTTGCCAAAGCGCAAGCACAACAGGGCAAAAAGTCCACTGCACGTCAATCTGCTTTGAAAGTGTTGGATTTTGATTCTTCCAAGACAGCAGATGTTTGGAACTTCATTGGAAGCTTGTACATGGGCTCAGCCAATGATTGTAGAGGTGGTCAAAGCCGTGTGAAAGATTATTCCGTGTTTATCGCTGCCTATGAGGCATTTGCAAAAGCAGGAAACAATTCTGGCATGGCAAATGCCAAAGCAAGATTCCCTTCCAAGGAGGAGTTGTTTACAGAAGGCTACCAAGAAGGCCAGTCCATCAATACTGGATGTTGGGTAGGTCAATCTGTGACCCTTAGAACAAGAGATTAA
- a CDS encoding type III pantothenate kinase, with translation MKNLVIDIGNTRIKAALFHGEEQIEDCVETHLDELLLKVGLWEFDQVMVSSVRWSQEELEVMLPFGFLFLDRSVPLPVTNGYETPHTLGLDRIAAAIGAQGMAHGGPVLSIDLGTCITYDFIDDTHRYLGGAISPGVEMRFKAMHAQTAKLPLLEHIPSAEFPDLIGNNTASGMKSGVYHGVYFELEGAIARYQSHYQDLKVFICGGDAKFFESLTKDYIFVIPNLVLHGLNRILNYNVNTN, from the coding sequence TTGAAAAATTTGGTCATCGACATTGGGAATACACGAATAAAAGCGGCTTTGTTTCATGGTGAAGAGCAGATAGAGGACTGCGTAGAAACGCATTTGGATGAATTGCTCCTGAAGGTTGGCCTTTGGGAATTCGATCAGGTCATGGTAAGTTCCGTAAGGTGGTCTCAAGAAGAGTTGGAGGTGATGCTTCCTTTTGGCTTTTTGTTTCTGGACCGGTCTGTTCCGCTTCCTGTTACGAATGGTTACGAGACTCCACACACGCTGGGCTTAGATCGAATAGCAGCGGCCATAGGTGCCCAAGGAATGGCCCATGGAGGTCCAGTTCTGAGCATTGACTTGGGTACTTGTATTACATATGACTTCATCGATGACACCCACCGGTACTTGGGGGGTGCGATATCTCCTGGGGTGGAAATGCGGTTTAAGGCCATGCATGCCCAAACTGCCAAATTGCCCCTGCTGGAGCATATTCCTTCGGCTGAATTTCCTGACCTGATAGGTAATAATACTGCTTCGGGAATGAAAAGCGGAGTTTATCATGGCGTGTATTTCGAATTGGAAGGAGCCATTGCGCGGTACCAGAGCCATTATCAAGATTTAAAGGTGTTTATTTGCGGTGGTGATGCGAAATTCTTTGAAAGCTTAACAAAAGACTACATATTTGTAATCCCCAATTTGGTCCTGCACGGATTGAATAGAATTTTAAATTACAATGTCAATACAAACTAG
- a CDS encoding anhydro-N-acetylmuramic acid kinase — MKPVKTYEAIGLMSGTSGDGLDIAYCTFWKNDKWHFEIVQAETIAFPSKLAQKLRQSHLLSAEQLALLDVDFGAWMGTQVREFCEKHRLAPLTVCSHGHTVFHQPHLGMTKQIGSGWTLRENAGFPVINDFRSFDVALGGQGAPLAPVGDHLLFPDYEGCLNLGGISNISMVYKGQRIAFDVSPFNLLLNEIAARKGLAYDDRGMLAATGKVNTTFLEQLNAIDFYTSKNAKSLGREEIEGLFLPLLEKHNDSEENLLATLVEHYAVQISTVVQQFFPPANNRLLVTGGGAYHAFFIDQLQKKLGNETTVIVPEPSIVEFKEALIFAFLGVLRINNEINTLAAVTGASRDSCGGVYYP, encoded by the coding sequence ATGAAACCTGTCAAAACGTACGAAGCCATCGGATTAATGTCAGGGACCTCTGGAGATGGGCTGGACATCGCTTACTGTACCTTTTGGAAAAACGACAAATGGCACTTTGAGATCGTCCAAGCCGAGACCATAGCATTCCCCAGTAAACTTGCCCAAAAGCTCCGACAGTCCCACCTGCTGTCTGCGGAGCAACTGGCCTTGCTGGATGTGGATTTTGGTGCTTGGATGGGGACACAAGTCCGGGAATTTTGTGAAAAGCACCGCCTGGCACCTTTGACTGTATGCTCCCACGGCCATACCGTATTCCATCAGCCACACCTCGGCATGACCAAACAAATTGGTTCGGGATGGACCTTGCGGGAAAATGCTGGATTTCCGGTAATCAATGATTTCAGGAGCTTTGATGTGGCATTAGGTGGGCAAGGCGCCCCCTTGGCCCCAGTTGGGGATCACCTCCTTTTTCCTGACTATGAAGGCTGTCTTAACCTTGGCGGCATTTCCAATATTTCCATGGTCTACAAAGGACAGCGTATCGCCTTTGATGTGTCCCCCTTCAACCTCCTGCTCAATGAAATCGCCGCTAGAAAAGGACTAGCGTATGATGACCGAGGAATGCTTGCAGCTACCGGAAAAGTAAACACCACCTTCCTGGAACAGCTGAATGCCATCGACTTTTACACCTCCAAAAATGCAAAATCGCTGGGCAGGGAAGAAATTGAAGGGCTATTTTTGCCCCTCTTAGAGAAACACAACGACTCAGAAGAAAATTTGCTGGCCACACTTGTGGAACATTATGCCGTTCAAATTTCCACGGTAGTCCAGCAGTTTTTCCCCCCCGCTAATAACAGACTCCTCGTCACTGGAGGCGGGGCTTACCATGCATTCTTTATTGATCAGCTCCAAAAAAAACTGGGGAATGAAACGACTGTCATCGTCCCAGAACCTTCTATCGTGGAGTTTAAAGAAGCGTTGATTTTTGCCTTCTTGGGCGTGCTGAGAATTAATAACGAAATAAATACCCTTGCTGCTGTCACCGGGGCCTCAAGAGATAGCTGTGGAGGAGTGTATTACCCATAA
- a CDS encoding Glu/Leu/Phe/Val dehydrogenase dimerization domain-containing protein — protein MDKLLKQFEDKKPEIVFEWSDSDSEAEGWVVINSLRNGAAGGGTRMRKGLDRREVESLAKTMEIKFTVSGPPIGGAKSGINFDPDDPRKDDVLKRWFEAVMPLLKNYYGTGGDLNVDEIHAVIPITESYGLWHPQEGIVNGYFHATEPQKIKKIGQLRQGVSKVLEDPHYTPDGPKKYTVSDMITGFGVAEAVKHYYSLWGGQLKDKRAIIQGWGNVASSAACFLAVEGVKIVGIIDQSGGIINTDGLSLDEVRKLFLNRKGNKLVADELIPFKAMDQIVWDLAHEIFIPAAASRLVTQQQLDRLIEGGLEVISSGANVPFADKEIFFGPIALSADQRIGLIPDFIANCGMARAFAYLMEDHSEVTDQAIFEDVSQTILKALKKTSDVHASKTGIAAKSFEIALRQLI, from the coding sequence ATGGACAAACTGCTTAAACAGTTTGAGGACAAAAAGCCTGAAATTGTTTTCGAATGGAGTGACAGCGATTCGGAAGCTGAAGGTTGGGTAGTGATCAATTCCCTGAGGAACGGTGCGGCAGGAGGTGGTACGCGGATGCGTAAAGGGTTGGACAGAAGGGAAGTGGAATCTCTGGCCAAAACCATGGAGATAAAATTCACGGTTTCTGGCCCACCCATCGGCGGTGCTAAATCCGGTATCAACTTTGATCCAGATGACCCCCGAAAAGACGATGTTCTGAAAAGGTGGTTTGAAGCAGTGATGCCCTTATTGAAGAATTATTATGGTACAGGCGGGGATTTGAATGTTGATGAAATCCATGCGGTAATCCCCATCACCGAGTCATACGGACTTTGGCATCCACAGGAGGGTATCGTAAATGGATATTTTCACGCTACCGAACCACAAAAAATCAAAAAGATCGGGCAATTGCGCCAAGGAGTCTCCAAGGTACTGGAAGATCCACACTACACTCCGGATGGCCCAAAAAAGTATACGGTGTCGGATATGATTACGGGATTTGGTGTTGCAGAAGCTGTAAAGCATTATTATTCGCTTTGGGGTGGCCAGCTAAAAGACAAACGGGCCATTATCCAAGGCTGGGGGAATGTAGCTTCTTCGGCGGCCTGCTTTCTGGCAGTGGAAGGCGTCAAGATCGTAGGCATCATCGATCAGTCAGGAGGAATAATCAATACCGATGGGCTCAGCTTAGATGAGGTTCGAAAGCTTTTCCTAAACAGAAAAGGCAATAAATTGGTCGCTGATGAGTTAATTCCATTTAAGGCCATGGATCAAATCGTTTGGGATTTAGCCCATGAGATATTCATTCCTGCGGCAGCCTCCCGACTGGTGACGCAGCAACAGTTGGATCGGCTTATTGAGGGAGGCTTGGAAGTGATTTCTTCCGGGGCCAATGTACCCTTTGCCGATAAGGAAATCTTCTTCGGACCAATCGCACTTTCTGCGGATCAACGGATTGGGCTCATACCAGACTTCATCGCCAACTGTGGGATGGCACGGGCTTTTGCCTATCTCATGGAAGATCACAGTGAAGTAACGGACCAGGCCATTTTTGAGGATGTCAGCCAAACCATCTTGAAGGCTTTGAAAAAAACCTCAGATGTACATGCCTCCAAAACGGGAATTGCAGCGAAATCTTTTGAAATCGCATTGCGCCAATTGATATAA
- a CDS encoding sodium:proton antiporter: MKNIIIAFGIVWGAVFYTGSASLMAQNNHQTTEVSAHQEGHEDQKDHASDPHHADAHAEGEAEHAHAPVWLVIPFVVLLLMIATGPLFYEHFWHHNYPKVAIILAALVVLYYIFAMHNTHAPVHALAEYLQFIALLASLYIASGGIMISIDKKSTPLANVTLLIVGSIIANLIGTTGASMLLIRPFIRLNKNNIRAYHIIFFIFMVSNVGGSLTPIGDPPLFLGFLKGVPFFWTLEHNWPAWIIALIILATAFFFIDKKLGCAANDDEIEDTTSYSNKISLIGSKNFLWLLIVIISVFLDPNVLDWVPAIVYDGTKFSFIRELIMFSVAFFSYKFADKRAIKGNEFNFEPIREVAFIFIGIFGTMMPALELVGNFAKSPAGAELITHNSLYWGTGLLSGFLDNAPTYLNFLAAAMASRGATISDVEMVRTFAMDGYHDSAFQLMAISIASVFFGAMTYIGNGPNFMVKSIAEQSGIKMPSFFGYIIRFSIPILLPVLIITWLIFFAFV, from the coding sequence ATGAAGAACATTATTATTGCTTTTGGGATTGTTTGGGGGGCAGTGTTTTATACAGGCTCAGCCAGTCTCATGGCTCAAAACAATCACCAAACTACAGAAGTATCAGCACATCAGGAGGGACACGAAGACCAAAAGGATCATGCATCGGACCCGCACCATGCAGATGCCCATGCTGAAGGAGAAGCCGAACATGCCCACGCACCCGTTTGGCTGGTTATTCCGTTTGTGGTCCTGTTACTGATGATCGCTACCGGGCCATTGTTTTATGAGCATTTCTGGCATCATAATTATCCCAAGGTGGCCATTATCCTGGCAGCTTTGGTGGTGCTTTACTATATATTCGCCATGCACAATACGCATGCTCCTGTCCATGCGCTGGCCGAATACCTCCAATTTATCGCCTTACTTGCTTCCTTGTACATCGCCTCAGGCGGGATTATGATCAGTATAGACAAAAAATCCACGCCGCTGGCCAATGTCACTTTGCTGATCGTAGGATCCATCATCGCTAATTTGATCGGTACCACAGGAGCCTCCATGCTACTCATCAGGCCATTTATCCGGTTAAACAAAAACAATATTCGGGCGTACCACATTATTTTCTTCATCTTTATGGTCAGTAATGTCGGTGGCTCCCTAACCCCCATCGGAGATCCTCCCTTGTTTTTAGGCTTCCTGAAAGGAGTACCTTTCTTCTGGACCTTAGAGCACAATTGGCCAGCATGGATAATCGCTTTGATCATTCTGGCTACGGCATTCTTCTTTATTGATAAGAAGCTTGGTTGTGCTGCCAATGATGACGAAATAGAAGATACCACTTCATATTCGAATAAAATTTCCCTGATCGGCTCCAAAAACTTCCTGTGGTTACTGATCGTGATCATTTCCGTATTCTTGGATCCCAATGTACTGGATTGGGTACCGGCCATTGTCTATGACGGCACCAAATTCTCATTCATCCGGGAGCTGATCATGTTTTCGGTAGCGTTCTTTTCTTATAAGTTTGCCGATAAAAGAGCCATCAAAGGCAACGAGTTTAACTTCGAGCCTATCCGGGAAGTGGCCTTTATATTTATCGGGATTTTTGGCACCATGATGCCTGCCTTGGAGTTAGTGGGTAACTTTGCCAAATCACCCGCAGGTGCAGAGCTGATCACCCATAACAGCCTCTATTGGGGCACAGGGTTGCTATCAGGATTCTTGGACAATGCGCCAACGTACCTTAACTTCCTTGCTGCAGCCATGGCTTCCAGGGGAGCGACTATTAGTGATGTAGAAATGGTGAGGACTTTTGCCATGGACGGCTACCATGATTCTGCCTTCCAGCTGATGGCCATATCCATTGCTTCGGTGTTCTTTGGCGCCATGACCTATATCGGAAACGGCCCTAATTTTATGGTAAAATCCATCGCCGAGCAATCAGGCATCAAAATGCCTTCCTTCTTCGGTTACATCATTCGGTTTTCCATACCGATCCTTTTACCGGTATTGATCATTACATGGCTGATATTCTTTGCCTTTGTTTAA
- a CDS encoding RNA polymerase sigma factor: MSKRLRPKDSELIAQYRNGSEAAFEVLVDKYKSRVFTTIYMIVKDQGLAEDLLQDVFVKVIQTLNSDRYNEEGKFQPWLMRIAHNLAVDYFRKMKRYPFIMMEDGSNLFNTLKFADSNVEDQQVKDETHALVRDLIDELPESQKQVLIMRHYMDLSFQEIADQTGVSINTALGRMRYALINMRKKLKQINVAYDKIFYPK; the protein is encoded by the coding sequence ATGAGTAAAAGGTTAAGACCGAAAGACAGTGAATTGATCGCTCAGTATAGAAATGGGAGCGAGGCTGCTTTTGAAGTGTTGGTAGATAAATATAAATCCCGTGTGTTTACGACGATTTATATGATAGTAAAAGATCAGGGTTTGGCAGAAGATTTACTTCAAGATGTATTTGTCAAAGTTATCCAGACCTTGAATTCAGACCGATATAACGAAGAAGGAAAATTTCAGCCGTGGTTGATGCGGATCGCGCACAACTTGGCTGTAGACTATTTCAGGAAGATGAAGCGTTATCCTTTCATTATGATGGAGGATGGCTCTAATCTGTTCAATACACTAAAATTTGCTGATTCCAATGTCGAAGACCAGCAGGTCAAAGACGAAACTCACGCTTTGGTAAGAGATCTTATTGATGAACTTCCAGAGAGCCAAAAACAGGTGCTGATCATGCGGCATTATATGGATTTGAGTTTTCAGGAAATTGCTGACCAGACGGGTGTAAGCATCAACACGGCACTTGGAAGAATGCGGTACGCGCTCATCAACATGCGCAAAAAGTTGAAACAAATAAATGTTGCCTATGACAAAATATTTTACCCCAAGTGA
- a CDS encoding SIMPL domain-containing protein: MLLCICLGSCNVTTPKEENTIELIGIHHIELTDLKPCINVSFNGTLAQKNTLSDLLESDDMKEFRVDKTNENFYKDGMYDNKDQTGSFIYGVNYTIVLNSLSEKDRISELLKEKDIPANINSNGYFVSPETNSTLQDKAFQKALANAKTRITAYADSLDMHAEIIGVEELDDYQLYPVDGIVYNDKLIKKIKVKAHLVED, translated from the coding sequence TTGCTATTGTGCATTTGCCTAGGCTCGTGTAATGTCACTACCCCGAAGGAAGAAAACACTATAGAACTTATCGGAATTCATCACATCGAATTGACCGATCTCAAACCGTGTATCAACGTAAGCTTCAACGGAACCTTAGCCCAAAAAAACACACTTTCAGACCTGCTTGAAAGCGATGACATGAAGGAATTTAGGGTGGATAAAACCAATGAAAACTTCTACAAAGATGGCATGTACGACAACAAAGACCAAACAGGAAGTTTTATTTATGGTGTCAACTATACCATAGTGCTGAATAGCCTTTCCGAAAAAGACCGCATCAGTGAACTGCTCAAAGAGAAAGACATTCCTGCCAACATCAACAGTAATGGGTACTTTGTATCCCCTGAAACGAACAGTACGTTACAGGACAAGGCATTCCAAAAAGCCTTGGCAAATGCCAAAACCCGCATCACCGCCTATGCCGACTCCCTTGATATGCACGCTGAAATAATCGGGGTGGAAGAGTTGGATGATTATCAACTATACCCTGTAGATGGGATTGTCTACAATGATAAATTGATCAAAAAAATCAAAGTTAAGGCTCATTTAGTGGAGGATTAA
- the uvrA gene encoding excinuclease ABC subunit UvrA: MNETTALNPSSIENLDPKSYIIIKNARVNNLKNLSVAIPRNKLVVVTGLSGSGKSSLAFDTLFAEGQRMYVESLSSYARQFLGRMEKPDVEYIKGVSPAIAIQQKVSTKNPRSTVGTTTEIYDYLKLLFSRIGRTISPVSGEEVKHHTVTDVVDFIHGFEEGEKVMISCPLQANASRTMQKELEVLLQKGFTRIIIEGEVYYVEDLLEEKTIPDGDIEILIDRAVVRKDDEDNHFRIADSVQTAFFEGHGDCFVVIPGKETRKFSDRFELDGLSFELPSVNFFSFNNPYGACKTCEGFGSVLGIDPDLVIPDKSLSIYEGAIAPWRGETTKKWAAPLIKNGIHFDFPIHRPYEELDEAHKDLIWKGNSYFKGLDAFFEHLQSKTHKIQYRVMLSRFRGRTTCPDCKGTRLRKDAAYVKVNGHSITDIVLMPIDRALAFFQNIQLTEAEEKTANRLLKEILNRLEYIDKVGLGYLTLNRLTSSLSGGEYQRIKLATSLGSALVGSMYILDEPSIGLHPRDSDRLISVLKSLRDMGNTVIVVEHEEKIMKAADEIVDIGPEAGVNGGKLVFQGKLDELLAHGETYTAKYLKGEEKIDIKQGNRKWKDKILINGARENNLKNINVQIPLNTLTVITGVSGSGKSTLIKKVLYPALGKILGTVIDETGKFDKLEGDYKSISQVEFVDQNPIGKSSRSNPVTYVKAYDAIRSLFADQPVAKQRGYKPAFFSFNVDGGRCEACQGEGTQKIEMQFMADIFLTCESCKGKRFKNEILDITYKDKNIADVLEMTIDEAMEFFQGKNAIISRLQPLQEVGLGYIGLGQSSNTLSGGEAQRVKLASFLGKGGNKAKDHVLFIFDEPTTGLHFHDIKKLLYSINALIEEGHSVIIIEHNTEVIKSADWVIDLGPEGGERGGNVTFEGTPEALREVKDNYTAKYLRESFS, encoded by the coding sequence ATGAATGAGACAACTGCCTTGAATCCATCATCGATAGAGAATTTAGACCCCAAATCATATATCATCATCAAAAATGCTCGGGTAAACAACCTGAAAAACCTGAGCGTGGCCATTCCCCGAAACAAATTGGTCGTGGTTACTGGACTGTCAGGTTCCGGTAAATCCAGTTTGGCTTTTGACACCTTATTTGCAGAAGGCCAACGGATGTACGTTGAGAGCTTGAGTTCGTACGCTCGTCAATTTCTGGGGAGGATGGAAAAACCAGATGTAGAGTACATCAAAGGGGTTTCACCAGCCATTGCCATCCAACAAAAAGTGAGCACCAAAAACCCAAGGTCCACCGTAGGAACCACCACGGAGATCTATGATTACCTCAAGCTCCTTTTTAGTCGGATTGGCCGAACCATTTCACCCGTTAGTGGCGAAGAGGTAAAACACCATACGGTAACCGATGTGGTGGATTTTATCCATGGCTTCGAGGAAGGTGAAAAGGTAATGATCAGCTGTCCCCTTCAGGCCAACGCTTCCAGGACGATGCAAAAGGAATTGGAAGTATTGCTTCAAAAAGGCTTTACAAGGATCATCATCGAAGGGGAAGTCTATTACGTCGAAGACTTGCTTGAGGAAAAAACCATTCCTGATGGTGACATAGAAATCCTGATCGATCGGGCGGTGGTAAGGAAAGACGATGAAGACAACCATTTCCGCATCGCCGACAGTGTGCAGACTGCTTTCTTCGAAGGTCATGGGGATTGCTTTGTGGTCATTCCCGGAAAAGAAACCAGAAAATTCAGTGATCGTTTCGAACTGGACGGTTTGTCCTTTGAGCTTCCATCAGTCAACTTCTTTAGCTTTAACAATCCCTATGGGGCTTGTAAAACCTGCGAAGGTTTTGGTTCTGTGTTGGGCATAGACCCTGATTTGGTGATTCCTGACAAGTCGCTGTCCATTTATGAGGGAGCGATTGCCCCTTGGCGTGGGGAGACCACTAAAAAATGGGCAGCTCCTTTGATCAAAAACGGCATTCACTTTGACTTTCCCATTCATCGGCCATACGAAGAGTTGGATGAAGCCCATAAGGACTTGATATGGAAGGGAAACAGTTACTTTAAGGGCCTCGATGCTTTTTTTGAGCATTTACAAAGCAAAACCCATAAAATTCAATACCGGGTAATGCTCTCACGTTTTCGTGGAAGGACCACTTGTCCAGACTGTAAAGGCACCAGACTCCGGAAGGATGCGGCCTATGTCAAGGTCAACGGTCACTCTATTACGGACATTGTTTTGATGCCTATAGACCGGGCATTGGCATTTTTTCAAAACATTCAGCTAACCGAAGCGGAAGAAAAAACCGCCAATCGACTCCTCAAAGAGATCTTAAACCGGCTGGAATATATCGATAAAGTAGGGCTGGGCTATCTGACGTTGAACCGGCTTACCTCAAGCCTGTCGGGAGGAGAGTATCAGCGGATCAAGCTGGCCACTTCCCTAGGAAGTGCATTGGTAGGATCCATGTATATCCTCGATGAGCCCAGCATTGGCCTCCATCCCAGAGACTCGGATCGGCTTATTTCCGTGCTAAAATCCCTAAGGGACATGGGCAATACCGTCATCGTGGTGGAGCATGAGGAAAAAATCATGAAGGCTGCAGACGAAATCGTGGACATCGGGCCGGAAGCAGGGGTCAATGGTGGAAAATTGGTTTTCCAGGGCAAGCTGGACGAACTCCTCGCCCACGGAGAAACCTATACCGCAAAATACCTGAAAGGTGAAGAGAAAATTGACATCAAACAAGGCAACAGGAAGTGGAAGGACAAAATACTGATCAATGGTGCCCGTGAAAACAACCTCAAAAACATCAATGTCCAGATACCGCTCAACACCCTCACCGTGATCACGGGCGTCAGTGGCTCGGGAAAATCCACACTGATCAAAAAAGTGCTATATCCGGCCTTGGGCAAAATACTGGGGACGGTAATTGATGAAACGGGAAAATTCGACAAGCTAGAAGGGGATTATAAATCCATTAGCCAAGTGGAATTTGTGGATCAAAATCCCATCGGGAAGTCCTCTCGTTCAAATCCCGTGACTTACGTGAAGGCTTATGATGCCATCAGAAGTTTATTTGCGGACCAGCCAGTGGCCAAGCAGCGGGGGTATAAGCCTGCCTTTTTCAGCTTCAATGTGGATGGCGGACGTTGTGAAGCCTGCCAAGGGGAAGGCACACAGAAGATCGAAATGCAGTTTATGGCTGACATTTTTCTGACGTGCGAATCCTGCAAGGGCAAACGCTTCAAAAACGAGATCTTGGACATCACGTACAAAGATAAAAACATTGCGGATGTGCTGGAGATGACCATCGATGAAGCCATGGAATTCTTCCAAGGGAAAAACGCGATCATTTCCCGCCTCCAACCGCTACAAGAAGTGGGGCTGGGCTATATTGGCCTTGGGCAGTCGTCAAACACCCTCAGTGGCGGGGAAGCGCAGCGGGTAAAGTTGGCTTCTTTTCTCGGAAAAGGAGGCAACAAAGCCAAGGACCATGTGTTGTTTATCTTTGATGAACCCACCACGGGACTACACTTCCACGACATCAAGAAACTGTTGTATTCCATCAATGCCTTGATTGAAGAGGGACACTCTGTCATCATCATCGAACATAACACTGAAGTCATCAAGTCTGCGGACTGGGTGATTGATTTAGGACCAGAAGGAGGAGAGCGGGGCGGAAACGTGACCTTTGAAGGCACACCTGAAGCCCTTAGGGAAGTGAAGGATAATTACACGGCAAAGTACCTGAGAGAATCGTTTTCCTAG